The following is a genomic window from Bacteroidetes bacterium GWF2_43_63.
GAGTTCCAGCTCGTAAGTGTCGGCCGTGCCAATCGTTATCGTTTGGGTGATTGCTCCTGTGCTCCAGTCATAGGCTGCAGCCGCAATTCCCGGTGTGAGTGTTATTGAGGTAAAAGCACAAATTGTGGTATCAGCGCCAAGATTAAATATGGGCTGTGGCAAAACGTTGACTGTGTGGAAAGCTGTGTCGCTGCAGCTGTGAATATCTGTTGCGACCGAATATACTGTATTGCTGCCAGCCGATGACCATACAAAATTGGCACTGGCAGCAGGTGTTCCTGACGACCATAAATACGAAATGCCGCCATTCACGGTCAGTGCTAAAGTATCATTGGTGCAAACGCTTAAATTGCCGCTTATTGCAGGCGTCGGCAGGGCATATACCATGAATTCCAGGCTGTCTGTCTTTGTACAGGTCAGCGCATCAGTGACTGTAACCGCAATAGTGTCAAGCCCGCTTGCGGTGGGCGTAAACGTGATGGTGGAAGTGTTTAATCCATTGCTCCACAAATAAGACGTACCAGTCGGCGCTGTTGCTGTCATCGTTATGGACGATTCAAAGCAGGTTGTGTCGGCTCCGCTGAAAGTAATGACAGGTAATAACTGAATGGCAACATCAATGGTATCCGCATATTTACAGGTATTTCCGTCTGTCAGTTGCAGCGAATAGCTGTCTGCGGAGTTTACTGTAATGGATTGCGTTGTCGCACCTGTGCTCCAGTTGTAGGTTGCGCCTGCAATTTCAGGATCCAGCGGAATCGATGTTAGGTCGCAAATGATGGTGTCCGGCCCCAGATTAAAGGTTGGCAATGCCAGAACGGTGGCTGTATAAAAAGCAGTGTCGCTGCATGCATGAATATCCTTTGCAATGGTGTAATAATTATAAGTCCCCATACTGTTGAAAGGAATGTCAACGGCTGTAGTAGTAGCGCCTGTGGACCAAACATAGGATATACCGCCGCTTGCAGTGAGTGTTGTGGTGTCATGCAGACACGGGGTAACATCGCCGGCAATCGTTGGAAGCGGCAGCGCGTATACCATGAATTCAAGACTGTCAGTTTTTGTACAGGTCAGCGCATCGGTGATTGTAACCGCAATGGTGTCAAGCCCGCTTGCGGTGGGCGTAAACGTGATGGTAGAAGTGTTCAATCCGTTGCTCCACATATAGGAAATGCCGGTTGGAGCAGTTGCTGTCATCGTTATCGATGATCCAAAACAAGTAGTGTCGGCACCGCTGAAAGTGATGACTGGAAGCGGCTGTACAGCAACATTGATGGTGTCGCTGAAATGGCAGTTGTTGGCATCGGCAAGGTCGAGCGAATATGTATCAGCCGATGAAACATCCAGTGTTTGTGTTACGGCTCCTGTGCTCCAGTTATAGCTTGCACCGGCTATTCCGGGATCAAGCGTAATGGTGGTAAGGTCGCAGATGATGGTATCGTTTCCAAGCCAGAATTCAGGCAGATTAGTTACCGTCGCCGTAAAAAATGCGGTATCGGAACAACCGTTCACGTCGGTGGCAATGACGTTGTAGTCAAATGTTCCGGTGTTGTTCCAGGCAATATCAATGGCGGGCGTTGTAGCCGTTGTGGACCAAACAAATGAAACGCCGCCGCTTGCCGAAATACTTGTGGTATCGTACAGACAGGGCGTATTGTCTCCGGTTATAAGTGGCACCGGTAATGGATAAACCGTTGTTTGAATGCTGTCTTGTGTTGTGCAGCCAAAGCTGTTCGTTACGGTCACTGTGAGAATCTCGCTGGCTGCGGGCAGGAATGAAATACTGTCGGTTGTAAATCCGTTTTCCCACACGTAGTTTACACCGCCATCAACACCGAGATGCATGGAATCGTTGAGGCAAACCATGGAATCGCCGGTGAAAGTGATTACTGGTAATGGCATAACCTTTACCACAAAAGTATCGCGCTCCACACAGCCCCAGAGATGAGTGGCAGTCACAATATAGGATGTGTCGGCAGTAATGGTCTGAATGATGGTGTCGTTTACCGATCCGGTATTCCAGGTGTAAGTGAAACCGCCTGTAGTTACCAGCGTGTCGGGCAGCCCGTAGCAGACTGAATCTAATCCGGCAATGGAGTTGAAATTTTCCGGGCAGGGAATGAATTTCATGATTACCGCATCGCGGTTTCCGTTGCCAGTACCATTGTTATTAATCTGGTTGTCAAAATAAGAAGTGCCCGGTGTCAGATCAAATAATGGATGATTTTGAGATTTTGTAAACCCAACCGCAAAAACATGATCAGATGGAGATACCCTTACATCCCTTAATTCATCATCATAGCTGCCACCAAGATAGGTTGCCCATCTGAGTGTGAAGTTTGAATCCAGTTCAAGTAAAAATTCATCGTAAGCTCCGGTATTTGAATTTTTAAAATATGAACCATCATTAGGATTAAGTGTAAGCAAGCCGGTTCCAGGCGTGTTCGTTGCACCAACAACGTATAAATTTTTACGAGAGTCAAAAGTTATTCCTTTTGCAGCATCATTTACGGACCCACCATAAAAGCTCGAGTAACGTTGTTGTCCGTTATTACCGAATCTTAAAATTACGGCATCAGCCCCCCCTCCTTTAATAGCCTGATAAAAGGAGGCGCTTATGTTATTAACAACAGGGAAATCAACCGATGCAGAAGAGCCAGTAAGCAACCAACCGTCATTAAAATCACAGATTATATCATTTATAAAATCATTTCCAGTGCCACCATAACATGTTTGCCAGGAAATCTGCCTCGATGTATTGAAAAGAGTGATTCCGTAATCAACTCCGCCGCTAAAAGCTTGCTGATAGCATCCGGGCAGCGTGTTTACCAATGGCAGATCTGAAGAAGTGCAGGCATAGGCTAACCCAAGCCGGCCGGATGAATCTATATCACAATAAACATCTTTCTCATCCACTGTCGCGCCTAACAGCGTACTCCAGCTCATAGAAAACGTTGTGGTAAACTCTGTGACAAAAACATCGTAGACCGAGAAAGTATTTTGAAAGTATGCCCCTGGCAAATTGACAAGCGGAAAGTCAGTTGCATCGGAGTAAGTATTTCCAACAACAATCAGCCGAGAACCATCAAAAGAGCAGTCATTTGCGTGATCATAATTGGATGTTCCTCCAAGATATGTTGCCCAGATACGCGTATCCATGGGGCCGAAAGTGATGATGAAACCATCTTTGGTTCCACCAAGGGTGTTATCGAAATAAGAGCCCGGAATTCCGGAATTCAGTGTTGGAAAATCAAAAGAAGTTGTTCCTCCGACAATCATCATAATGGTTCCGTTGTAAAAAAGATTACTGGGTTTGTCATCCAGTGCACCCCCGTAATATGAAGACCAGACGCGGATTCCGTCCTCGGTGAATTTCACGATTCCAACATCAACCGTCCCTGCGAAGGCGCCCTGATAAAATGAGGGAGCACCGGCATTGAGAACAGGAAAGTCGGTGGATGAAACTTCCATCAGTACATAGATGTAGCCGTTGTTGTTTCGTTCCATCACAATGGCCAGATCGTTTCCGGTGCCGCCATAATAGGTTCCCCACACCAGAGGCGGGTCGATAATCAGGGTTTCGCCGTCTTTCAGCTCCGGCATTTTTTCCAGCTGATAGCTGAGAATATTTTCATCAAGACTGGCATTCACACCAACGCTGATGCCAGTGGAGGTAAAGGACTCGATTTTATTTTCCTTCAAGGCTCCCAGCGAGGTTTCGATCAACAGACTATTTTCCTTCAGCGTTATTTTGTCCTGTCCTTCGAATTTCATTTTTATCTGCGACATATCAGCGCCGGCATGCAGTATGAAATTGTATTTGAGAAAATCTTCCTCAACCACAAACTGCCAATCGATGCCCGGATAAATATTTTTGAGAGTGACTGACTGAACCGGGCGCATATGTTCGAGTCCCTCTGGTACCAGCTCGTTGTAAAAACTTACGGTTCCGGTTTTTGAATAAACAATTTCAATATTTTTTTTATCGATGCTGGCTCCAACCGGAGTTGCATCTACGCGGTGCCATTGAATTTCCTTCAGCGGGGCAGGCCGGTCTGACATTATGGGATCATAAACCGCCTGTTCGTCCTCGATTCCGCGTTTAAACACATACGTTATTCCATCATTGGTCAGATAGAAATCGATTCCGGGGGTTGTCATGCTAAACAGCACCTGCGTGGCCGGCGTACCGTCGGAATTTGAAACCTGTCCGAGGTTTTCAATCAGATACGGGCTTTGTCTGCCGAATTCAGCAGTCTGAGCAAAAAGAGATCCCGAAAAAAGTAGAATAATAGCTACATTCAATAATCGCATAGTGTTCATATTACTGCGTTAAGACAATTATATTAATGGAACGTTGCAGGGCAAAGTTAGAACTTTTCCATTTACCCCTCGAAGGGTTTGAAACCCTTCGAGGGGTTTAAGTACCCTTCGAGAGGTGATAACAAAATCGTACTTTTGCAAAAAAATTGCAATGCAACGATACAGCAAAACACAACTGTTCTCACTGGTTGAAAAAATATTTCTCAAAGCCGGTTGTTCAGCCGACAATGCCCGGACGGTAGCCAATATGTTGATAGCTGCAGAAATGCGTGGCATTCCAAGCCATGGACTGATGCGGATCAAAGATTATATTGGTCTCTGGCAGAAAGGGCGCATCAACATGAATCCGGAGCTGAAAATAGTTCACGAAACTCCCTCTACGGGCACCGTGGATGGCGATCTGGCGCCAGGGATGATTGCCGGAAAATTCGCCATGGAGCTGGCCATCCGCAAGGCGGAGCAGGTGGGCTCGGGCTGGGTGGCCGTGCGCAATTCAAATCATTTTGGCATTGCTGGTTTTTACACCATGATGGCCGCTGAAAAGGATATGATTGGATTTGCAATGACCAATGCAAATGCACTGGTGGCTCCCACTTTCAGCATCGACCGCATGCTCGGAACCAACCCTATCGCGTTTACGATTCCGGGCAAGGAAGAGCCGGCGTTTACGGCAGACTTTGCTACAACGCCCATTGCCCGCGGTAAGCTGGAGCTCATGGAAAAGCAGGGTAAAGAGTCCCCGCAGGGTTTTGTGCAGGATGCTGAAGGGAAAGCAACCAACGATCCTTCAGTACTTCGGCGTGGTGGAGCTATTCTTCCGCTGGGAGGCGATTATGAACACGCCAGTCACAAAGGATTTTGCATGGGAGCCATGGTCGATATTTTATCAGCAATATTGTCAGGTGCCAATTTCGGACCTTTCGTGCCACCGCAGGTTGCTTATCTCGATCCAAAACCTGGTGCTCCGGGAGCGGGACTTGGACATTTTTTCGGCGCAATCCGCATCGACGGGTTCCGGCCTGCAGACGAGGTTAAGGAGTACATGGACCTTTGGATCAGAACATTCCGCCAATCGAAAGCTGCCGAAGGAAGAGAACATGTGATTATTCCCGGAGAGCCGGAGCTGTCACGTGAGCAGGAATACCTGCGTGACGGCGTACCCGTTGTTCCGCAAGTGTGGCAGGAACTGGTTGCCACCGCTTTATCACTAGGCATAGCTGAAGAAAACCTCCTGGCCTGACAAAACGACACTCAGAAGCCCGCTGGCAAACTTTTTGACAGCCACGCGCGCGAATAAATTGATAGATGTTTCAATATGAAATTTGGAAAAAAGAAAGAGAAAATGAGCGACAACGAAGAACTGAAAAATCAGGATCAACAACCTGTTGAGAATCCTGAGCAGAAAGAAACGGAATTGAATGAAGGTGAAACAAACACCGGCGACGAAAAGCAATGTCCCGATGTGGTAATAGAAACAATGGAAAGCCTGCAGATGAAAGCAAATGAATGGCAGGATAAATACACCCGGCTTTTTGCAGATTTCGAGAATTATAAAAAACGGATGCGCCAGGAACGTTTTGACCTGCTGCAATCTGCCGGATCAGAGCTGATGCTTGACATTTTACCGGTAATCGATGATTTCGAACGCGGCTTGGCAAGTCTGGCAACAGCCACCGAAATTGAAGCAGTGAAGCACGGATATGAACTTATCTACAACAAGCTTTTAGGCATCATGAAGCAGAAAGGACTGGAGTCGATGGAATCGGTGAACGAGGTGTTTGATACCGACTTCCATGAAGCCTTGACAATGGTTGAAAATCCTGAAATGAAGGGCAAAGTGGTTGAGGTTGTCGAAAAAGGATATACAATGCGGGGCAAAGTGCTGCGCTATGCAAAAGTAGTTGTTGGAAATTAATACTGAAAAGAGTGAGTAAACGCGATTATTACGAGGTACTTGGTGTCTCGAAAAATGCTACAGCCGATGAGTTGAAAAAAGCTTACCGGCAGATGGCCATCAAGTACCATCCTGACAAAAATCCGGATGATAAGACTTCGGAAGATAAATTCAAGGAAGCAGCCGAAGCGTATGAAGTACTGAGCAATCCCGACAAGCGTCAACGGTACGATCAGTTTGGCCATGCAGGCATGAACGGCTCTGGTGGCTATGGTGGTGGCATGAGCATGGATGATATCTTCAGCAATTTCGGAGATATTTTTGGTGACTTTTTTGGGGGCGGATTCAGTGGATTTGGCGGTGGATTCGGTCGCAGCCGTTCATCGCAACGCGTTCCGCAAGGATCGAATCTTCGAATCAGGGTGAAGCTAACGCTCGAAGAAGTTTCCAATGGCGTAGAGAAGAAAGTTAAAGTAAACAAGAATATTCATTGCGAAAGTTGCAATGGAAGCGGCGCCCGTTCAGGAAGCAAGCCAACAACCTGTACCACCTGTCAGGGTTCCGGCCGCGTGATGCGTGTGACCAATACATTTCTTGGGCAAATGCAGACAGCTTCTACTTGTCCGCATTGCAACGGAGAAGGAACGATTATTACAGACCGTTGTCCGACCTGTTCCGGATCTGGACTTACAAAAGGTGAGGAAGTGATTTCAATAAAAATTCCTGCCGGCGTCGAAAACGGCATGCAACTCAGTATGTCGGGCAAAGGCAATGCTGCTCCCCGAGGAGGAATTCCAGGCGATCTGATCGTTTTGATTGAAGAAATTGAGCATGAATTTTTCAAGCGCGACAATATAAATTTGCTGTACGAACACAATGTGTCCTATGCCGAAGCCGTGCTCGGTACGCAGGTCGATGTTCCCACGCTCGACGGAAAGGCCAGAATAAAAATTCCAGCTGGCACCACGCCCGGAAAAATGTTCCGGCTTAAAGGAAAGGGATTGCCTGCGCTCAACAGTTATGGACGCGGCGATCTGATTGTCAGCATTAATATCTGGGTTCCGCAATCGGTTACGAAAGATGAAAAATCTTTCCTGGAGCAAATGAACACCAAGAGCAGTTTCCAGCCCGACAATACGCAGAAGAAAAAATCGTTTTTCGACCGGATGAAGGAATATTTTGATTAACCTTGCACTATGATTTATTTCGAAGCACAGGATGTTTGTAAAAATTTCGCCAATCATACGGCGCTGGATCGGGTCTCGATTCAGGTAAAGGAGCAAAGTATTTTTGGTTTGCTTGGCCCCAATGGCGCCGGAAAAACCACCCTGATCAGAATAATAAATCAGATTATTGGTCCCGATAGCGGTCGTCTGTTGATCAAAGGTCATCCACTCGATGAGCAGCATACCGAGGATATTGGTTATCTGCCCGAAGAACGCGGATTGTATAAAAAGATGAAAGTTGGGGAGCAGGCGCTGTACCTGGCTCAGCTGAAAGGAATAAGTAAGTCGGATGCATATCTGCGGCTGAAACAATGGTTTGAGAAATTTGGTATCGAAGACTGGTGGAATAGGCGTGTTGACGAGCTTTCTAAAGGTATGCAGCAGAAAGTTCAATTCATAATTACGGTGATTCATGCTCCGTCGCTGCTTATTTTCGATGAGCCTTTCAGCGGCTTCGATCCTATCAATGCTGAAATGCTTAAGGAAGAAATTCTGCAACTGAAGGAAAAGGGTGCAACAATCATTTTTTCGACACACAACATGGCTTCGGTTGAAGAGCTTTGCGATGATATTGCTCTGATCAATCAATCAAAAGTTATTCTTTCAGGAAATGTCCAGCAAATTAAAAAACAGCACAGTTCAAACATCTACCAATTGAAATTGCGTGGTGTTTCCAACTGCGATGATTCTAGGTTAAGCCCGCTGGGAATTATCAGTGCAATTGAGCATAAAGAGGATTTTTGTTCTTACAGAGTTGAGCTCAATCCGGGTGTCAATTCAAACGACTTGCTAAAAGCTTCGATGGAAATTGGTCATGTAACTTCTTTTGAGGAATTGATGCCATCGATGAATGATATTTTTATTTCGGAAGTAACCGGAAACAAGATCCATAAAAAAAGCCGGAAATGAAAAAAATTCTTATAATTCTCAGAAGGGAATATCTCTCCAGGGTTCAGAAAAAATCATTCATTGTAATGACTATTCTTGGACCGATTCTCATGGCGGCTTTGTTTGTTGTTCCCGTGTATCTGGCCAATGTGTCCGATCAGCATAAGAAAATTGCCGTGCTTGATGAAACCGGGTTGTTTCAAAACAAATTTCCGAATTCGAACAAAGCTGTTTTCGAAAATATATATATGTCGTATCAGGCTGCCAGCGAAAATCTGGAAGGCCTTGGATATGACGCGGTGCTCTACATTCCTGAATCGGTAATTAATAACCCGAATTCTGTAAAAATGAGTTCGCAGAAGGACATGGGATTTGGCATTGTTGATCTGATTGAAGGTGTGATCAAACAGGAGCTCGAAGCGCACCGGCTCTCGCTTTCAGGTATTGATAAAAAAATTCTGGAAGACGTGAATGTCAATGTGAAAATCAGCACGTTTATCATGCGTGAAGGCGAGGAGGAACAGAGCTTTTCCGAAATCAGCTATATCCTTGGAATGCTTGGTGGAATTCTGATTTACACATTCATTTTCCTGTATGGTTCGCAGGTGATGCGGGGTGTTATTGAAGAAAAAACAAA
Proteins encoded in this region:
- a CDS encoding malate dehydrogenase, which gives rise to MQRYSKTQLFSLVEKIFLKAGCSADNARTVANMLIAAEMRGIPSHGLMRIKDYIGLWQKGRINMNPELKIVHETPSTGTVDGDLAPGMIAGKFAMELAIRKAEQVGSGWVAVRNSNHFGIAGFYTMMAAEKDMIGFAMTNANALVAPTFSIDRMLGTNPIAFTIPGKEEPAFTADFATTPIARGKLELMEKQGKESPQGFVQDAEGKATNDPSVLRRGGAILPLGGDYEHASHKGFCMGAMVDILSAILSGANFGPFVPPQVAYLDPKPGAPGAGLGHFFGAIRIDGFRPADEVKEYMDLWIRTFRQSKAAEGREHVIIPGEPELSREQEYLRDGVPVVPQVWQELVATALSLGIAEENLLA
- a CDS encoding ABC transporter ATP-binding protein, producing MIYFEAQDVCKNFANHTALDRVSIQVKEQSIFGLLGPNGAGKTTLIRIINQIIGPDSGRLLIKGHPLDEQHTEDIGYLPEERGLYKKMKVGEQALYLAQLKGISKSDAYLRLKQWFEKFGIEDWWNRRVDELSKGMQQKVQFIITVIHAPSLLIFDEPFSGFDPINAEMLKEEILQLKEKGATIIFSTHNMASVEELCDDIALINQSKVILSGNVQQIKKQHSSNIYQLKLRGVSNCDDSRLSPLGIISAIEHKEDFCSYRVELNPGVNSNDLLKASMEIGHVTSFEELMPSMNDIFISEVTGNKIHKKSRK
- a CDS encoding nucleotide exchange factor GrpE → MKFGKKKEKMSDNEELKNQDQQPVENPEQKETELNEGETNTGDEKQCPDVVIETMESLQMKANEWQDKYTRLFADFENYKKRMRQERFDLLQSAGSELMLDILPVIDDFERGLASLATATEIEAVKHGYELIYNKLLGIMKQKGLESMESVNEVFDTDFHEALTMVENPEMKGKVVEVVEKGYTMRGKVLRYAKVVVGN
- a CDS encoding molecular chaperone DnaJ, translating into MSKRDYYEVLGVSKNATADELKKAYRQMAIKYHPDKNPDDKTSEDKFKEAAEAYEVLSNPDKRQRYDQFGHAGMNGSGGYGGGMSMDDIFSNFGDIFGDFFGGGFSGFGGGFGRSRSSQRVPQGSNLRIRVKLTLEEVSNGVEKKVKVNKNIHCESCNGSGARSGSKPTTCTTCQGSGRVMRVTNTFLGQMQTASTCPHCNGEGTIITDRCPTCSGSGLTKGEEVISIKIPAGVENGMQLSMSGKGNAAPRGGIPGDLIVLIEEIEHEFFKRDNINLLYEHNVSYAEAVLGTQVDVPTLDGKARIKIPAGTTPGKMFRLKGKGLPALNSYGRGDLIVSINIWVPQSVTKDEKSFLEQMNTKSSFQPDNTQKKKSFFDRMKEYFD